A genomic stretch from Solanum stenotomum isolate F172 chromosome 8, ASM1918654v1, whole genome shotgun sequence includes:
- the LOC125873261 gene encoding probable LRR receptor-like serine/threonine-protein kinase At3g47570, with the protein MPNLEEFYCGGNNLSGFISDSISNYSRLRMLDLSFNSFTGPIPKSLGKLEYLEALNLGNNSFISDSTLSFLASLNNCRNLRNLWFYNNPLDAIFPASVGNFSDSLHGFEADGCKLKGMIPREIGKLTGLTKMSLSNNEFTGCIPNTIQGMLSLQELYLDKNKIEGPIPDDMCSLQNLGALDLSQNKFSGSVPPCLGRFTSLRILHLDYNMLDSRLPESLGSLKDLLEFSVSSNLLSGQIPFEIGNLKAATIIDLSKNNFSGKIPSTLGGLDKLIYLSLEHNRLDGPIPDSFGKMLALEFLDLCYNNLVGEIPKSLEALVSLKYLNFSFNKLIGQIPTGGPFSNATGQSFLSNDALCGDAKFNVTTCVIQTPKRKKANLVLYISLGVGLLLLVLALAYVFVRLRKTKKNAGQTNVSPLKEHERISYYEIEQATEGFNETNLLGNGSFSMVYKGILKDGTLFAAKVFNVQLERAFRSFDIECEILRNLRHRNLTKVITSCSNLDFKALVLEYMPNGTLDKWLYSHNLFLNLLQRLDIMIDVASAIDYLHNGHSTAVVHCDLKPSNVLLDQEMVGHVSDFGISKLLGVGEAFVQTRTIATIGYIAPEYGQNGIVSTSCDVYSFGIMMMEMFTRTRPSDEIFIGGLTIQRWVSDSFPGEIHKVVDSNLVQPVDEQIDAKMHCLLSIMELALSCTFVTPDARISIENALSTLKKIRLRLVSSWH; encoded by the exons ATGCCGAACCTAGAAGAATTTTACTGTGGAGGAAATAATCTGAGTGGTTTTATCTCTGATTCAATCTCAAATTATTCGAGACTCAGAATGCTTGATCTCTCATTCAACAGTTTCACAGGTCCAATTCCTAAATCACTCGGTAAATTAGAATACCTTGAGGCTCTAAACTTGGGAAACAATAGCTTTATCAGCGATTCAACATTAAGCTTCCTTGCATCATTGAATAACTGTAGGAATCTAAGAAATCTCTGGTTCTATAATAATCCTTTGGATGCCATTTTTCCGGCTTCTGTTGGTAATTTCTCCGACTCCTTGCACGGTTTTGAAGCAGATGGTTGTAAACTTAAGGGCATGATTCCCCGAGAAATTGGTAAACTTACTGGTTTGACAAAGATGAGTCTATCTAACAATGAGTTCACCGGATGTATTCCAAATACCATCCAAGGCATGTTGAGCCTTCAAGAACTTTACCTAGATAAAAACAAGATAGAAGGACCCATACCAGATGATATGTGCAGTTTACAGAATCTTGGTGCATTGGACttgtcacaaaataaattttctgGTTCCGTGCCACCATGCTTAGGAAGATTTACCAGTTTGAGGATACTTCATCTAGATTACAACATGCTGGATTCTAGATTACCAGAAAGCTTGGGGAGCCTTAAAGATCTTTTAGAATTTAGTGTTTCATCCAATTTATTAAGTGGGCAAATTCCATTTGAAATTGGTAATTTAAAGGCGGCAACAATcattgatttgtcaaaaaataatttttctggTAAGATTCCTAGCACTCTAGGGGGTCTAGATAAATTGATTTATCTTTCTCTAGAACATAATAGACTAGATGGGCCTATTCCAGATTCATTTGGCAAAATGTTGGCATTGGAATTCTTAGATTTGTGCTATAACAATCTTGTTGGTGAAATTCCAAAGTCATTAGAAGCTCTTGTGTCTCTCAAATACCTCAACTTTTCATTCAATAAACTAATTGGACAGATTCCCACTGGTGGTCCTTTTTCAAACGCCACGGGTCAATCCTTCTTGTCTAATGATGCACTATGTGGTGATGCCAAGTTTAATGTGACAACATGTGTCATCCAAACACCCAAGAGGAAAAAGGCTAACTTAGTTTTGTACATCAGTTTGGGAGTGGGTCTGTTACTTCTTGTATTAGCCCTTGCATATGTATTTGTAAGATTgcgaaagacaaaaaaaaatgcagGTCAAACAAATGTGTCTCCGTTAAAAGAGCATGAAAGAATTTCTTATTATGAAATTGAACAGGCAACAGAAGGATTCAACGAAACCAACTTGCTTGGTAATGGGAGTTTCAGCATGGTCTACAAAGGGATACTTAAAGATGGTACCCTTTTTGCAGCAAAGGTATTCAATGTGCAATTGGAGCGTGCATTCAGAAGTTTTGACATAGAATGTGAGATACTCCGAAACCTTCGCCACAGAAATTTGACCAAAGTCATCACCAGCTGCTCCAACCTTGATTTCAAAGCCCTAGTGTTGGAATACATGCCCAATGGGACACTTGATAAGTGGTTATATTCTCATAACTTATTTTTGAACTTGTTGCAGAGATTAGATATAATGATAGATGTTGCATCTGCAATAGACTATCTCCACAATGGTCATTCAACAGCTGTGGTGCATTGTGACTTGAAGCCAAGCAATGTCTTGCTAGATCAAGAAATGGTTGGTCATGTCAGTGATTTTGGCATTTCAAAATTGTTAGGTGTAGGGGAGGCTTTTGTTCAAACAAGGACAATTGCAACCATTGGATATATTGCTCCAG AGTATGGACAAAATGGAATTGTATCCACAAGCTGTGATGTTTATAGTTTTGGCATCATGATGATGGAGATGTTCACAAGAACAAGAccaagtgatgaaatatttattggAGGCCTGACCATACAACGTTGGGTTAGTGATTCCTTTCCAGGTGAAATTCATAAGGTGGTGGATTCTAATCTGGTACAGCCAGTGGATGAGCAAATTGATGCAAAGATGCATTGCTTGTTGTCTATCATGGAATTAGCTTTGAGCTGCACTTTCGTGACACCCGATGCAAGAATTAGTATTGAAAATGCTCTTTCAACACTGAAAAAGATTAGGCTCCGGCTTGTCAGTAGTTGGCACTAG